The genomic segment CCGGGCGGATCACCGCCTGCACCCTTGGCGGGGATATTTTTGCCACGGAAGAGGCCGCCCGCCTGCCGGCCGTTTTAGCCGGCTTGCCCCTGGAAGCCTCCGCTCTTCGCCGGGCCTTGACCGCTGCCCGGATGGACCGGGTCTTCTACCGGATCAGCATCGAAGACATCATTAGCCTGCTTTTAAGTTGAACCGGCCCAAGAGCCACCATGAATATTCGCACCGCCCCTTATGCCGCCCTTGGCCTGGCTGCATAAGGGGCGGTTTTTGTCTTGCGGCAAAATAAGGCCAAGGCCCATCAAGCTTTTACTGAAATTTTACCCTGATTCGGTGCAGCTGGCCGCCCTATCCCCTATACTGTAAATGAAATAAGTTCTCATGACAGGGGAGGGGGGACCGGGTGGATGGCAGCAAGCACTGAAACAGTCGCCGTCACTTTTCCGGGCCGGCCTTTCGCGCCCTCATCCAACCGATGCTGTCCATAGGCCGTCCTTAGGGGCGGCTTATTTGATAAGTTTATTTTGCTCTTGAAAGGAGGGGTGGCAGTGGCTTCGTCGGTGCAGAAAGGATGGTGATCCGATATCTCCCGCGCAGGGTGACGCGTCGACCTGAGCAAGTCGCAAAAAGGCTTTTTTCCATGCAAACAAAGAAAAAATCTTTAGAAAAATCATAATTTATCCAATTCAGATAACCCCTTGCCCCGCATTTGTGATATACTTGCTTAAAATGATAAAGTTGTTCTAAAAAAGCCTATAATATAACTTAATAATGGTAATAGATTGAATAAGCAGGCTTGTGAGGAACGGCACAATCTGTTATAATGGACCTATCAAAAATGCAACTTGTTGCTTTATCGTTTATTGTCAGAATGCTTAACGAATAAGGAGGACAAATTATGTCAAAAAAAATCGTTTTAGCTGGTGCATGCCGGACTGCAGTAGGGAAAATGGGCGGGACCTTGGCCAATACGCCTGCAACGGATCTTGCTACGCATGTCATCAAAGAATCCATTAAACGTGCCGGCATTAAACCGACGGATGTCGACCAGGTTCTTTTGGGCTGCGTGCTCCAGGCCGGTTTAGGTCAAAACATGGCCCGTCAAGCCTCCGTTAACGCAGGGCTTCCGGTTGAAGTTCCGGCCATGACACTGAACATTCTCTGCGGTTCCGGTTTGAACGCCGTCAACACCGCTGCTTTCATGATTCAAGCCGGCGCAGCTGACGTCATCATCGCCGGTGGGGCCGAAAACATGAGCGCTGCCCCCTATCTCGTCAAACAAGGCCGTTACGGCTACCGGATGGGCCACGGCCAATTGCTGGACACCATGATTTCTGATGGCTTGACCGACGCCTTCAACCAATACCACATGGGCGTTACCGCAGAAAACGTTGCCGAAAAATACGGCTTAACCCGCGAAGAACTTGATGAATTTGCTGCTTGGAGCCAACAAAAAGCTTGCAAGGCCATTGCTGATGGTAAATTCAAAGAAGAAATCGTTCCCATCGAAATCAAAAAGAAAAAAGAAACCATCGTTTTCGATACAGACGAAGGTCCGCGTGAAGGCGTTACCGCTGAAGGCATTTCCAGATTAAAACCGGCCTTCAAAGAAGGCGGCGTGGTTACCGCTGCCAACGCTTCCGGCATCAACGACGGGGCCGCTACGGTTGTCGTCATGAGCGAAGAAAAAGCCAAAGAACTCGGCGTTACCCCGATGGCTTATTGGGTTGACGGGGCTCTGGGCGGCGTGGATCCGGCCATCATGGGGATTGGCCCTGTGGCAGCAACCCGCAATGTTCTGGCCAGAACCGGCTTGAAAATTGAAGACTTTGACCTCTATGAAGCCAACGAAGCCTTTGCCGCACAGGCTGTTGCCGTCGGTAAAGACCTGGGCTTTGACAACGATAAATTAAACGTTAACGGCGGCGCCATCGCCTTAGGCCACCCGGTCGGCTGCAGCGGGGCACGTATCCTGGTAACCCTGCTTTATGAAATGCAACGTCGTGACGCTAAACGTGGTTTGGCAACGCTTTGCATCGGCGGCGGCATGGGTGCAGCTGCTGTTATCGAACGCAAATAAAAGACCCGCCGCCCGGCGGCGTGGACCAACCTTTTAAGGAGGCAAAAATACAAGATGGAATTCATTAAATATGATGTAAAGGGCCGCGTGGCCACCTTGACCATTGACCGCCCCAAGGCTTTAAATGCTTTAGGGTCAGCCGTTTTAGACGAACTGAACGCCACCATTGACACCATCAACACCGATGAAGTCTGGTGCCTGATCATCACCGGCGGCGGTGAAAAAGCCTTTGTCGCCGGGGCTGACATTTCTGAAATGAAAGAAATGACCAAGGCCCAAGGCGCTGAATACGCCCGCAAAGGGAACGACATCTTCCGTAAAATTGAAAAATTACCGATTCCCGTCATCGCAGCCATTAACGGCTTTGCCCTTGGCGGCGGGAATGAATTGGCCATGAGCTGCGACATCCGTCTTTGCTCCGACAACGCCATGTTCGGTCAACCGGAAGTCGGTTTGGGGATTACCCCGGGCTTCGGTGGTACCCAGCGGTTGGCCCGGGTCATCGGTTCCCTGTCCAAAGCAAAAGAACTGATCCTGGTCGGCAAAAACATTAAGGCCGATGAAGCCTTGGCTCTCGGCCTGGTCAGCGCAGTTTATCCCTTGGCCGACTTAATGCCGGCAGCTGAAAAAATGGCCGGCCGGATCGCCGGCAACGCCCCGATCGCCGTTCGCCACGCAAAAGAAGCCATCAACCGCGGCCTGCAAACCGACATTGACGGTGGCGTGGACATTGAAGTAGACTTGTTCGGCGCCTGCTTTGAAACCGCCGACCAAGCAGAAGGCATGGGCGCTTTCTTAGAAAAACGTAAAGAAAAGAACTTCACCAACAAATAAGTTTGCATACAAACCGTTCCAAAACGGCTTGCAATTTTAAGTGGCGCGCAGGCGTCAGAAAGGAAGGACAAATATGAAAGTTGGGGTTATCGGTGCCGGTACCATGGGGTCCGGGATTGCACATGCGTTTGCACAGACAGACGGTTTTGAAGTGGTTTTAACAGACATCAATATGGACTTTGCCAATGGCGGTAAAGCTAAAATTGAAAAGAATTTAATGAAACGGGTTGACAAGGGTAAAATGGAAAAATCCGCAGCGGAAACCATTTTAAACAGAATCACCACCGGCCTGCGTGATGACTGCAAAGACTGCGACCTGATCATTGAAGCAGCCATTGAAAACATGCAGATTAAAAAAGAAACCTTCAAAGCCTTAGAAGAAATCTGCAAACCGGATGCTATTTTTGCAACCAACACCTCTTCATTGTCCATCACTGAAATCGGTGCGGATATTGAACGCAGCGTCATCGGCATGCACTTCTTCAACCCGGCTCCGGTCATGAAATTGATCGAAGTCATCAAAGGGATTAACACCCCTGATGAAACCGCTAAGAAAATCATCGAAATCTCCGAAAAAATCGGTAAAACACCGGTTGAAGTCGAAGAAGGACCGGGCTTTGTGGTTAACCGCATCCTGATTCCGATGATCAACGAAGCCATCGGCATTTATGCAGACGGTCTCGCTTCCGTTGAAGGCATTGACACAGCCATGAAACTTGGCGCCAACCATCCGATGGGGCCTCTTGCCCTAGGGGACTTGGTCGGTTTGGACATTGTCCTGGCCGTTATGGAAGTGCTCTACAACGAAACCGGCGACCCGAAATATCGTCCGCATACGCTCCTGCGTAAGATGGTTCGCGGTAAAAAACTCGGGATTAAGACAGGCGAAGGCTTCTATAATTACAAAAAATAGACCCTGCAAGGGCTGTCGGTCTGGAGTCATTTATATTTAGCACATACTGCATAGGGAAGGGGAGGTCTTATTATGGCGGTATTGGTTAAAGATGTAATGATTGAAAATCCTAGAACCTTGATTAATACGGCAAATATCGGAGATGCCATTGAGATATTTGTCCGCGAAAAAATCGGCTCGATTTTCATCGTTGATGAAGATGGTAAATTGACAGGTATTTTATCTGACGGGGATATCATTGACAATGTGGTTTACAATGTGCGCAAGAAAAATAAGCAGCTGAACCACATCCGCAGCTGGTATCAAGTGGACTGTTTCCCCTATTACCTGAAAACGGTGGTCAATGACCCGATTTACACCTGCTACACCACCCATGTATACACGGTATCGCCGGAAGATACCATGCGTGATGCGTCACGGATTATCAACAAACGGCAATTGCGTCACCTGCCCGTTCTTGATAAAGCGGGTCACCCGGTAGGGCTGATTACCCGTAACAACGTGGTCCATGGTCTCTTCCAAGAATTCCTGGACAACCCGGATGCAGAATGTGTTGAAGGCGGTCAGGACGACGACTTTTAAGCCTATTTAAAACGCAATAACAAAGGTGCTGTGTCAGAATGCCTAAGCATTCGGCACAGCACCTTTTTGTGTGGCTTGCTCCTGACGGTTTTACGGCATAAGCCGGCGATGAAGGGGCACTTTCCTCTCGATTGGATACCTAATATTATGTATAATATTGCTGGAAGGAGGGCGTCTTATGCCGATGAGCGCTAAGGAGATGATGAAGCCTCCGGAAAAGAACGGCTTTCGGATTGTTCCCGGTGGAAAGGGGAGCCATCAGAAGCTACGCCATCCTGACGGAGCACCCTGGTGCCCGTTCACAGCAAGGACTTAAAGAAGGGGCTTGAACAAGCTATTCTGAAACAAGCGAGGCTGAAATAGTCCCCTCCTTGCCTTTTTTACAAGAAAGGGGGTTGGGCAGATGTTCTTAGTTTATCCGGCTATCTTTTATGCCGCCGAAGAGGGTGGCTATATTGTTGAGTTCCCGGATTTAGACGGCATTGTCACTCAGGGAGATGGTGAGGCGGAAGCCTTTGAAATGGCCGAAGATGCCTTGGGAACCTGGCTCTATGAGGCCTATATTGCCGGTGAGGGCTACCCGAAGGCCTCAGCCTTAAAGGATATTAAGCCTGAAGCCTTGGAAGCCACTGTAAAAGCAGGAACCTTTGTGACCTTGATTGGCCTTGATATTGATGCCTATGTTCGGAGCATGGACCATAAGACCGTTCAGCGAACCGTCTCTCTACCAAGCTATCTAAATGAGATGGCAAGAAATAGAAATATAAATTGCTCCCAGCTGCTGCAAGAGGCGCTGAAAAAGGAATTGCATTGTGTTTGATCAGGGCCCATTTAAAACGCCATAACAAAGGTGCTGTGTCAGAATGCCTAAGCGCATTCGGCACAGCACCTTTTTGTGTGGCTGTTTTCATTTATTGAGAAGGATTTTGCTCCAGCCTATGGAGAAGCCCGGCGAGACTGTTTTTGTTAGGCTTTTAGCCGCCGGCGCCAAAGGCCGAACAGGGCGCAGATGATGTACAGGACCAGGTCCATCAGGACCACTGTGGCGCCGGTGGGCAGGTCGGCATAAAAGGAGATGACCAGGCCGGCCAGCATGGCCACCACCGCCAGGGCGGCTGCAGACAGGACCACGCCCCGGTAGGTGTGGGACAAGTGCATGGCCCCTGCTGAGGGAAAGATAATCAGCCCGCCAATCAGCAGGGCACCGACCAGGCGCAGGCCCAGGACGACCGTCACTGCCGTCAACACCGCCAGCAAGAGCCGGTAGCGGCCTGTTTTTAAACCGACGGCCCGGGCAAAGGCTTCATCAAAGCTGACCGCAAAAATACGGTCAAAAGCCAGGGCATAAACCGTCAGCACCAGCACCGACAAGCCAACAGACAGGGCCAGTTCAGAGGGGCTGATGGCCAAAATAGACCCGAACATATAGGCGTAAATGTCCGCCGTAATGCCCCGGGATAAACTGGCCACCGTCACCCCCAGGGCCATGGCTGACGTGGCAATCATGGCAATGGCCCCGTCCCCCTTTAAGTGGCCCCGGTCCGACAGGTAGAGCAGGGCCACCGATGCCAGGGTGACCACCGGCAGGGCAAAGCTGAGCGGCGCCCAGCCCACCGCCAGGGCCAGGGACATGGCCGCAAAGGCCGTGTGCGACAAGCCGTCGCCAATCATGGCAAAGCGGCGTAAGACCAGGGGCACGCCCAAGACCGCACAGCAAAGGGCAATCAAGAGGCCGACCACCAGGGCCCGCCGCATAAAATCGTAATCCAAGAGCGCCGACACGGTCATCCCCCCCTCTTTTCCTGGGCAAAGTAGTCCGCCTGTGTCCCGAAAAAGGCCACCCGGCCATGCCGCATGGCCAAAATGTGGCTGGCGTCATCCAGGCCGGCCACCATATCGTGGGAAATGGTCACCACGGTCATCCCCTCTTCCCGGTTCAAGGACCGCAGCAGGGCGTAGAGGTCTGCTGCGGTGGCCCGGTCCAAGCCTGCCGTGGGCTCGTCCAGGAGCAAGAGCCCCTGGGCGGCCACCAAGGCCCGGGCCAAAAGAACGCGCCGGCGTTGGCCGCCGGACAGGGCCTGAAAGGACCGGTCCGCAAAGGGCAGCATGTCCATTCGGTCCAAGGCTGCCCGGGCCTGCGCCCGGGCTTGCCGGCTGTGAAAAAGGGACCGGGTCCGGCAAAGGGTGCCGCTCAGGACCACCTCTTTCACAGAAGCGGGAAAATTCGCCGCAATATCGTCCAACTGGGCCAGGTAACCCGGCCGCACATTTTCCGGTGAAAAGCGCACGCTGCCGGATGCCGGCGTCAGCAGACCGGCCATCGCCTTAAAAAGGGTGCTCTTACCGGACCCGTTTTCACCAACCACCACCAGATATCCCCCGTCCGGCAGGTCGAACGATACCTTTTGCACCACCGGCACCGGTCCGTATGCCAGCGATAGAGATCGACACTGTATGGAAGCCATGGCACGTCCTTTCTGTTCATCTCGCTTTAGGTCAAGTCAAGCCCGCCGGATTGGCGGCCAAACCCTGCTTAGTCGGCTACAGCCAACCCTTTTTTCAAAGCGGTCAAATTGCTCTCCAGAATATCCGTATAGCTGAGACCCTTTTTCATATCTTCGGCGCTGACCGTGTGGCCGGCATTCAGCATTAGGGTTTCCGCACCGGTATCCTTGGCCAATTGACTGCCCAGCTTCGGCTCCGTTTGTTCCGTATAATAGAGCACGGGAATTTTTTTGTCTCGCATCAAGTCGGAAATTTGCGCCAGGCGGCGGGCAGAAGCCTCCCCATGTTCGCCATAAGAGGACAAGACCGGGACAAAGGTAAGCTTGTAATCGTGGGCCAAGTAGAGGAAGGGGAATTCATCCGCCACAATAAGGGGCCGGTTGGCGGCTTTTTCGCCAAGGGCAGCATATTCCTTGTCCAAAGCGCTTAGCTTATCGGTCAGGGCCTTGCAGTTTTTAGTGTAGAGGTCTTTGCCGTCCGGATCTTTTTCAATCAGGGCATCGCGAATGGTCTCTGCAATGATGATGTCGTTGCGGATGCCGGTCCAAGTGTGCGGGTCGTAAGGGTCGTTTTCATGATGGTGGCCTTCATGACCTTCATGGCCTTCATGCTCTTCATGTTCTTCGTGCGCCTCATCCATCTCGTGATCATGACTGTCCGCATCGGCATTTTCGTGCTCATGGGCATCCCCATCGTGGTGCTCGTCTTCGTGGGCGTCCTCATCGTGGTCGTGGTCGTGTTCATGAGCTTTAATTGCTTCGGCAGCCGTTTTTTCATCAACAGGGGTAGCCTCAGGCGCAGGCTGGTTGGCCAAGAGGGCTTCCAGGGTATCGGCCTTTGGCATGGCCAGCTTGGGCACTTTTTTGCTGACGTCTACAAAGTTGGCCTCATCTGCATCAATGCGGTCCGGCAGTTCAGAAATCCAGTGGTCCATCACCGGATTCATATATAAAAGCAGGTCCGCTTCTTGAATGGCCTTCATGTCCCCAGGCCCCGGTTCAAAGGAATGGGCGTCCGCTCCCGGGGGCATGAGCAAGTCCACCTCAGCCCGGTCGCCCGCAATCTGCCGGGCAAAATCGTAGGCCGGGAACATAGACGCTAAAACCGTCAGCTTACCCGTATCAGCCGATCCTTCGGATGACGGAGCCTCGGCGCCGCAAGCGCTTAAAAACGCCAAAGATGCACAAAGCAATACAGCAACAACAGAACGTAGTTTCATTAAAAACCTCCTAAAATGTCGTCGTCTGAGAGCGGTGCTTGTCCTGACATTCCCGGCAATAGCCGCGAATGATCACTTGCTGCCTATCAATCAGGAAATGATGACTTTCCGCAATGTGGCGCCAGAGCGCCTCTGCCTGCGAGCAATGGTGGGACTCCATCTTGCCGCAGCCCAGGCAGTGCAGCATAAAGCCGTCCGGCCCCTTGCGGTAAACATAGACATCGCTGCCCAGGACCGCATCGCCGGTTCGGGTCAGCCAGCCGTCGTCGCTTAAAAGGGCCAGGTTGCGGTAGAGGGTGGCAATGGACATCCCCCTGCCCTCTGCTTCCAGCCGGGCCTTGAGCGCCGCTACAGAAATGGCTTCTCCCTCATGGGTCACAAACCAATTAACGATCGCATCGCGGTTATCGGTGCGATAACGCCTTCCTTTCATGACAGATCCTCCCTAGACGTGTAAAATGAGAAGCATTATCATAATCGGACTCATTTTAAAACCGCAGCCGCCTCCTGTCAACCCTTGCCGGTCAATTTATTTTGTTTCAAAAGCCCGGGAAGGGGTATATGCTCATCAGATGACCGGGGCAGCTTTCCCGCCCGGCGGCTGATTGCAAAATCTCCTCGGGGGCCTTATAATGGAAATAATTGCCGATGTAGCTCAGAGGATAGAGCAGTGGTTTCCTAAACCATTGGCCGCAGGTTCGACTCCTGTCATCGGCGTGGTGAGCCGCATACCGATGAAGTTGTGGCACAAACAGCAAGGCGACACAAGGAGGACCATATGTTTGATATTGCCATTATCGGCAGCGGCCCGGCCGGCATGACCGCCGGCATTTACGCCCGGCGTGCCGGTTATTCGGTGGCCATGTTTGAAATGGGCGTCCCCGGCGGGCAAGCCGCCACCACCGACTTCATTGAAAACTTTCCCGGCTTCCCCGGCGGCATCTCCGGGTCTGAGCTGATGATGAAATTCTATGAACAAGCCACCGCCTTTGGTGCGGAAATGATCTTTGAACGGGTCACCGACGTCCAGGTCCAAGGTGACCTTAAAACCGTCACCACCACCAGTGCCGCCGGCGACCGCACTTACGAGGCCAAGGTCATCATCTTCGCCACCGGCGCCTACCCCCGGATGCTGCGCGTGCCCAATGAAGGCAAATTCCGCGGCCGTGGCGTCAGCTACTGCGCCACCTGTGACGGCTTCTTCTTTAAAGACAAAGACGTTTGCGTTGTCGGCGGCGGCGACGTTGCCGTGGAAGAAGCCCTCTACCTGACCAAAATGTGCCGCAGCGTCACCCTCTTTCACCGGCGGGATGCCCTGCGCGCCAACAAGCGGTCCCAAGAATTGGCCCTGGCCAACGACAAACTCCATATTGAATGGGACACCATCGTCACCGAGCTCTTAGGCGACGATAAATTAAGCCAGGTGGTCACCGAAAACGTCAAAACCGGCGAGACCAAAACCTGGGATTTCCCCGGCTGTTTTATCTTTGTCGGCTATGACCCCAATAATGAAGTCGTTCCGTCCACCATCAAAGGCGACGCGAACAACTACATCCTGACCGATGACAACATGGCCACCAACATCCCCGGCGTTTACGCCATTGGCGATGTCCGGTCCAAGACCGTCCGTCAAATTGCCTCCGCCGTCGGTGACGCAGGCATCGTGATGTACGATATTGAGCGCTATTTTCGAGAAGGAGGCGGCCAATGAGCTACCATCGCTTAAAAGGCTGGCAAAAAATCGGGCTGATCGTGCTCGTCGCCATGCTGAGCCTGGGCCTGTTGTTGCCCTCGTTTATCGGCCTCTGGGTCTATTGATCAAGGCCCCGCCACAGACAAAACCTAACCGATTACCATTTAAGTAGACAACTAAGCAGACGACCAACAAGGAGGACACCATGAGTAACGAAAAAGACATGCGTATTTACCAATGCCAAATGGCCACCTGCGGCTATATGTACATCCCCGCCAAAGGCGACAAAAAAGGCGGCATCCCCAAAGGCACATCCTTTGAAGACCTGCCGGATACCTGGAAATGCCCCCTGTGCGGCGCCAACAAAAAAGCCTTCAAGCCCATTGACTAACCATAAGCCTACAACCCCGCCGGCCGGCGGGGTTTTTCCTTGACAGGAAGGCGCCCCCTATTTTATAATAGCAAGCGTCAAGAAATTGATATAGGCCTGTAGCTCAGCTGGTTAGAGCGCACGCCTGATAAGCGTGAGGTCGGTGGTTCAAGTCCACTCAGGCCTAGCCCACAGACAGTCCCTCTTTAGGGGCTGTCTTTTTTTATGCCATAAGCGTCACGGACCGGGGGTTTCGCCCACCCGGGCCCATACAGGATAAGCAATCCCTTTTCCGGGGCTGTTTTTTTGTGCAAGAAGTCTATCGGATAGCAGGTATGTCCGCCGGGGCCGCTACAAGCCCTGCGCTAAGGAGGCGCCGGGCTGTCGTAACGCCGGCAAAAGGCCGGGGCCTAGCGGATGGCTTTCTGGGGGTGGGTCCGGCTCGTGCGCCTTGCCCGCATCCGGATCTTTCCGGCCGGAAACTTGGACGGAAATGGTTGCATAAAGTTTTTTTATTATTGCTGGCAAGCAGCAGTTGCCGACCGGTCAATGAGAAAAAAGTTGCCCGGTTCTCTATTTGTTTAAAGCGCTCCTCAAGTCAGCAAGGAAAAATTTCCCGGACAGCATTTTTTCAAGGAGGCTTAAACCGCTTGGGTAGGGGCTTTTGCCGGGGGCGAAAAAAGGATGCAGGCCGGGCTTTTCCTTTGATGGGAGAGGCTTTTGCATAAAAGTCAGACATCCACTTCCTGTATGGCATAAAAGCTAAAAAGAAAGTATAGACTAGGGGGGGGTTAACTTAAAGATATAGATTTTTTCGCTCGCCTATGCTAAGATAGAACTAAGTATAGGCACTTCCGGATACTGAACCGCAACAGCCCTCCAGGGCCTATCAGGCCTAAGCTGACAAGCACGCCGACAGACCCCAAGCACGTGACCCTGAGGAGGCGAAAGACATATTCCCGACCACCCGGCAGGCTGTTGAAGGCAATCCGTTGATATATAAGCACAGGCTGTGTTAATGAGGACAACCCCTCGCCAGGACACAGCCAAATCTGAAAGGAATGGAGAGATGAGTATGCAAAAATTTAAGCAAAGCCTTGCCGTCAAAGCACTGGCCTGGGTCTTGGCCGTCGCCATTACCGTCACCATGACCCCCATGCCCTTCGCCGCCTTTGCAGCGCCGACGCCAGGTGGCACAGCAACAAGAGATGCTGCACCACCAATCGAATCTCAAGTGGGCAACGATTCGAGAAATGCCGTTCACGCCTTTGTAGGTGTACAAACAGGAGGGGACGCAAACCTTCCTTTAGCTAAAGCAACAGGTCAACAATTTAAGCCAATAGAAGGAGTGAGAGCTTACTTCCAATGGTTTGAAGACGGCGGCTATGTATCGCCTATTTACACCGCAGTATCCGATGCCAACGGCAGACTAAATATTGGTTGTACCCCTTATTTAGCATCGGATGGAAAATTAATTAAATTTGATGCAGATACAACTGTATCTGCCGGTAATGAAAGGTATAAGTTCTGGGTTGAAGAAGATACTATTCCGAAAGGTTATCAAATTCAATATATAACAGGAGAAGGGGTAGTATTTCCTGATTTTGGCCTACCTATTACTCAAGGTGGTTCAAGTTCGAATACAGCAAAGAATACCCATGACAATTGGAAGATTCTATTTATGCAAAAACCTAAGGCTGAAATGCACAGGACCGATGCCAAAGAAACACCGGTACAAAGTAAATCCGGCGGTTATATGACTGGTAAAGTTTCTTGGGATTACAAATCAGGTGTTGGTGGAGTTCATTGGTATGATATAGCTCAACACACTGAAGGAGCAAAAGACGTAACTGTAAGAGCATCTTATCTATCTGACTATGCTATGCAGAAAATCTACAGCGATGAAGCGGTATTGGCACTCGGTGGAATTTCAAAACCGGAAGATATCCGTGGCCCAAAATGGACTTCAAAGCTCGAAGATGATCTGCAGAAATGGATCAAAGAACAAGTAAAAAAAGAACCGGAAAAATGGATTGCAGAAACCGTAACAGCAAAGACAAATGCAAATGGTGAGTACATTATCCAATTTAATGGTACTTGGGGCTACAAGCAAAATGCTGCTGTAGCTCAAGGCTATACTGAACAAGCAGGTAAGTTCGGTTGGTCACAACAGGCTATTGATAGATTGGGAACAGTAGCAGAGAACGCAAGCGATGGCTCTTTTGCAGATGCTGCCCTGAACTATAACGAAAAGCACATCAACTACGACTGGCTGTTTGTTTCTACAGATGGAACAGAAAACCTTCGCGTGATGACTCCATACAACAACAACTATTACACATCCATGAACTCTGATTGGGGTATCCACGCAGGTTGGTCAGGAACAGGTTTTGGTGTAGGTGTTACAAACGCATTAAACAGAACACTAAGATCTGACTTCGTATTTGGTCCCGGAGAAATTGACTTCCACATTACCAACTATGACAATGAAGCAAACACAGCTATCCCTGGAGATGTAGCACAAACATCTACAACAGGGCTTCCGTATTCCTTCACATCGAATAAATACCAAATCGTATGGTATGGTCCTGATGGAAAGAAAATTGATGGTAAAGAAGGACAAGCTCAACAAC from the Peptococcus niger genome contains:
- the trxB gene encoding thioredoxin-disulfide reductase; translated protein: MFDIAIIGSGPAGMTAGIYARRAGYSVAMFEMGVPGGQAATTDFIENFPGFPGGISGSELMMKFYEQATAFGAEMIFERVTDVQVQGDLKTVTTTSAAGDRTYEAKVIIFATGAYPRMLRVPNEGKFRGRGVSYCATCDGFFFKDKDVCVVGGGDVAVEEALYLTKMCRSVTLFHRRDALRANKRSQELALANDKLHIEWDTIVTELLGDDKLSQVVTENVKTGETKTWDFPGCFIFVGYDPNNEVVPSTIKGDANNYILTDDNMATNIPGVYAIGDVRSKTVRQIASAVGDAGIVMYDIERYFREGGGQ
- a CDS encoding 3-hydroxyacyl-CoA dehydrogenase NAD-binding domain-containing protein: MKVGVIGAGTMGSGIAHAFAQTDGFEVVLTDINMDFANGGKAKIEKNLMKRVDKGKMEKSAAETILNRITTGLRDDCKDCDLIIEAAIENMQIKKETFKALEEICKPDAIFATNTSSLSITEIGADIERSVIGMHFFNPAPVMKLIEVIKGINTPDETAKKIIEISEKIGKTPVEVEEGPGFVVNRILIPMINEAIGIYADGLASVEGIDTAMKLGANHPMGPLALGDLVGLDIVLAVMEVLYNETGDPKYRPHTLLRKMVRGKKLGIKTGEGFYNYKK
- a CDS encoding Fur family transcriptional regulator; the protein is MKGRRYRTDNRDAIVNWFVTHEGEAISVAALKARLEAEGRGMSIATLYRNLALLSDDGWLTRTGDAVLGSDVYVYRKGPDGFMLHCLGCGKMESHHCSQAEALWRHIAESHHFLIDRQQVIIRGYCRECQDKHRSQTTTF
- a CDS encoding enoyl-CoA hydratase-related protein, giving the protein MEFIKYDVKGRVATLTIDRPKALNALGSAVLDELNATIDTINTDEVWCLIITGGGEKAFVAGADISEMKEMTKAQGAEYARKGNDIFRKIEKLPIPVIAAINGFALGGGNELAMSCDIRLCSDNAMFGQPEVGLGITPGFGGTQRLARVIGSLSKAKELILVGKNIKADEALALGLVSAVYPLADLMPAAEKMAGRIAGNAPIAVRHAKEAINRGLQTDIDGGVDIEVDLFGACFETADQAEGMGAFLEKRKEKNFTNK
- a CDS encoding acetyl-CoA C-acetyltransferase; translated protein: MSKKIVLAGACRTAVGKMGGTLANTPATDLATHVIKESIKRAGIKPTDVDQVLLGCVLQAGLGQNMARQASVNAGLPVEVPAMTLNILCGSGLNAVNTAAFMIQAGAADVIIAGGAENMSAAPYLVKQGRYGYRMGHGQLLDTMISDGLTDAFNQYHMGVTAENVAEKYGLTREELDEFAAWSQQKACKAIADGKFKEEIVPIEIKKKKETIVFDTDEGPREGVTAEGISRLKPAFKEGGVVTAANASGINDGAATVVVMSEEKAKELGVTPMAYWVDGALGGVDPAIMGIGPVAATRNVLARTGLKIEDFDLYEANEAFAAQAVAVGKDLGFDNDKLNVNGGAIALGHPVGCSGARILVTLLYEMQRRDAKRGLATLCIGGGMGAAAVIERK
- a CDS encoding metal ABC transporter substrate-binding protein, translated to MKLRSVVAVLLCASLAFLSACGAEAPSSEGSADTGKLTVLASMFPAYDFARQIAGDRAEVDLLMPPGADAHSFEPGPGDMKAIQEADLLLYMNPVMDHWISELPDRIDADEANFVDVSKKVPKLAMPKADTLEALLANQPAPEATPVDEKTAAEAIKAHEHDHDHDEDAHEDEHHDGDAHEHENADADSHDHEMDEAHEEHEEHEGHEGHEGHHHENDPYDPHTWTGIRNDIIIAETIRDALIEKDPDGKDLYTKNCKALTDKLSALDKEYAALGEKAANRPLIVADEFPFLYLAHDYKLTFVPVLSSYGEHGEASARRLAQISDLMRDKKIPVLYYTEQTEPKLGSQLAKDTGAETLMLNAGHTVSAEDMKKGLSYTDILESNLTALKKGLAVAD
- a CDS encoding HPP family protein, with protein sequence MAVLVKDVMIENPRTLINTANIGDAIEIFVREKIGSIFIVDEDGKLTGILSDGDIIDNVVYNVRKKNKQLNHIRSWYQVDCFPYYLKTVVNDPIYTCYTTHVYTVSPEDTMRDASRIINKRQLRHLPVLDKAGHPVGLITRNNVVHGLFQEFLDNPDAECVEGGQDDDF
- a CDS encoding metal ABC transporter permease, whose translation is MTVSALLDYDFMRRALVVGLLIALCCAVLGVPLVLRRFAMIGDGLSHTAFAAMSLALAVGWAPLSFALPVVTLASVALLYLSDRGHLKGDGAIAMIATSAMALGVTVASLSRGITADIYAYMFGSILAISPSELALSVGLSVLVLTVYALAFDRIFAVSFDEAFARAVGLKTGRYRLLLAVLTAVTVVLGLRLVGALLIGGLIIFPSAGAMHLSHTYRGVVLSAAALAVVAMLAGLVISFYADLPTGATVVLMDLVLYIICALFGLWRRRLKA
- a CDS encoding type II toxin-antitoxin system HicB family antitoxin; the protein is MFLVYPAIFYAAEEGGYIVEFPDLDGIVTQGDGEAEAFEMAEDALGTWLYEAYIAGEGYPKASALKDIKPEALEATVKAGTFVTLIGLDIDAYVRSMDHKTVQRTVSLPSYLNEMARNRNINCSQLLQEALKKELHCV
- a CDS encoding metal ABC transporter ATP-binding protein, giving the protein MASIQCRSLSLAYGPVPVVQKVSFDLPDGGYLVVVGENGSGKSTLFKAMAGLLTPASGSVRFSPENVRPGYLAQLDDIAANFPASVKEVVLSGTLCRTRSLFHSRQARAQARAALDRMDMLPFADRSFQALSGGQRRRVLLARALVAAQGLLLLDEPTAGLDRATAADLYALLRSLNREEGMTVVTISHDMVAGLDDASHILAMRHGRVAFFGTQADYFAQEKRGG